A single genomic interval of Anopheles marshallii chromosome 2, idAnoMarsDA_429_01, whole genome shotgun sequence harbors:
- the LOC128708771 gene encoding uncharacterized protein LOC128708771, with amino-acid sequence MSDEEINKRRKTVFIQHPKRSTSSKSGDAFDRKYKVAVKAYHNFMEGLNLVLKEKEAKMSKILRKRSTPFWFQELTDEQCAICDQVLDAIADDTNERTFHRTETLLRKLGIYPICSKRILRTALILCSGNDISFIWILLELHYIRRPGKDSTHRLKDYTINERLLLSAIAHLDMMTTLRGLEKILPPKKSVQGSSLVEVKGAEMSSPKPSRSRCKSPYLTRQKVIVTGYTVPVQVHPHCDEFLGRYEKYRNPEYVIRNEESRWFARYGGSGRNLSSCDYFYSADDTQDIASTASSDHSITSASAVVMRLLDDQIRNTIARQECCQKLCPKHHQLDEQSVQLLGILKRSTAARDVLMQAVHAQCVQWADKELQDDAKRQVESLLKRLVDEAVTMAILEPVNECPECRDRFELQQKLLKAQKCTCVASEGSDTLVPESMTNLNQRYFKFCDKSVPFEFDYDSIFRGYELREPVCPIKSAIQRALGLEASGTIRDMDIEQAIEKFAKMTWDEEKKHWQEQMAKDVRPQEFPPVTTDPLEVDYIDTKDLGFLQDLLKRALRRLAENPKYLLATFPCADQLPILKAWIRARYGVPITPKERKSALLESKHFWNYLIPRATTMRWPSRKDTGLKLQVNWNYKSKLESMAGNLMYKFYRKFKNVQIQEGRIWWTSMVPYHSGPDRFRQTFSAYFPNCEPEMIPQVRPWCPFQYRSMPKVKPTNSRSRF; translated from the exons ATGTCCGACGAAGAAATTAACAAACGCAGAAAAACTGTTTTCATCCAG CATCCCAAACGAAGTACATCTTCCAAGTCGGGTGATGCGTTTGATCGCAAGTATAAAGTCGCCGTGAAAGCCTACCACAACTTCATGGAGGGATTAAATTTAGTGCTGAAAGAAAAAG AGGCAAAAATGTCGAAAATCCTTCGTAAACGTAGCACTCCGTTTTGGTTCCAAGAGTTAACGGACGAACAGTGTGCGATCTGCGATCAGGTGCTTGATGCCATTGCGGATGATACGAACGAGCGTACATTTCATCGCACGGAAACACTCCTCCGCAAGCTGGGCATCTATCCTATTTGTTCGAAAAGAATTTTACGCACGGCGTTGATTCTCTGCAGCGGGAATGATATATCTTTCATCTGGATACTGCTCGAGTTGCATTATATACGCCGTCCCGGAAAGGATAGCACACACCGTCTGAAGGATTATACGATCAACGAACGGTTGCTGCTATCGGCGATTGCACACTTGGACATGATGACCACACTGCGTGGGTTGGAGAAGATTTTACCACCGAAGAAATCGGTCCAGGGTTCGTCACTTGTGGAAGTTAAAGGTGCAGAAATGTCCAGTCCAAAGCCTTCTCGGTCTCGCTGCAAATCTCCTTACTTAACCCGTCAAAAGGTGATCGTTACCGGCTATACCGTCCCGGTACAGGTTCATCCACATTGTGATGAATTTTTAGGACGGTATGAAAAATATCGTAACCCCGAGTACGTCATACGTAATGAGGAGTCCCGTTGGTTTGCACGATACGGGGGTTCTGGCCGCAATCTCTCTTCCTGTGATTATTTCTACTCTGCCGACGATACACAGGACATAGCCTCAACAGCGAGCAGTGATCATTCGATTACCAGCGCGAGTGCCGTCGTAATGAGGCTGTTGGATGATCAAATCCGTAACACGATCGCCCGACAAGAATGTTGCCAGAAGCTCTGCCCTAAACATCACCAGCTAGACGAACAGAGTGTTCAGTTGTTGGGAATTCTAAAGCGTAGCACTGCGGCCCGGGATGTCCTGATGCAGGCGGTACATGCGCAATGTGTGCAATGGGCGGACAAAGAGCTACAGGATGACGCCAAACGGCAAGTCGAGAGTTTACTCAAACGCCTCGTCGATGAAGCGGTAACGATGGCGATCCTCGAACCGGTCAACGAATGTCCCGAGTGTCGGGATCGATTTGAACTGCAGCAGAAACTTTTAAAAGCGCAAAAATGTACTTGCGTAGCTTCGGAGGGTTCCGATACGCTTGTACCAGAGTCTATGACAAACTTGAACCAACGTTACTTTAAATTCTGCGACAAATCGGTCCCATTTGAGTTCGATTATGATAGCATCTTTCGAGGATATGAACTAAGAGAACCAGTTTGTCCCATTAAAAGTGCTATACAGCGTGCACTTGGTTTGGAAGCATCTGGCACCATACGGGACATGGACATTGAGCAGGCGATCGAGAAGTTTGCCAAGATGACTTGGGACGAGGAGAAGAAACATTGGCAGGAACAGATGGCAAAAGATGTCAGACCGCAGGAATTCCCACCGGTGACAACTGACCCGCTCGAAGTAGACTACATAGACACGAAAGATTTGGGCTTTTTGCAGGATCTCTTAAAG CGTGCACTTCGCCGACTTGCCGAAAATCCGAAGTATTTGCTAGCGACCTTCCCGTGCGCTGATCAGTTACCGATCTTGAAGGCTTGGATACGTGCTCGGTATGGAGTGCCCATTACGccgaaggaaagaaaatcagCTTTGCTGGAGAGTAAACATTTCTGGAACTATCTCATACCGCGTGCGACCACAATGCGATGGCCATCACGTAAAGATACCGGTTTGAAGTTGCAAGTTAACTGGAACTACAAATCAAAGCTAGAATCAATG GCTGGCAATTTAATGTACAAATTCTACAGAAAGTTCAAAAACGTCCAAATACAGGAGGGTCGCATATGGTGGACCAGTATGGTACCCTATCACTCCGGACCGGACAGGTTCCGTCAAACGTTTTCGGCTTACTTTCCCAACTGTGAACCGGAAATGATACCTCAGGTACGACCGTGGTGTCCTTTCCAGTACCGATCGATGCCGAAAGTGAAGCCTACCAATAGTAGAAGTCGATTTTAA
- the LOC128719461 gene encoding mediator of RNA polymerase II transcription subunit 1 — MSSSGTAAVSGGSLPALLMANGGGVGTGKGIGKPDIKPPGSGPTVGGGTGGTTSKVLLGGDKHETWQMELLMERLRTKAKSAQYKSFPEMSKSVRMSLLEKRYALDAVEKSNLQKTLDSMQYCIKVTTRQGLVERLDCLTRQLGLKLSEDTSGLFISSDMFYLEIILDPAGGTVQDVKVHHECKMKQQSCSELVACLQRGDFADFTTQLEGLASIYQLNAEKKIKVNAFVALQALETDLHTLYTLSMQHFPDVHSQLLKAPLGVVQKRRGGHPMRLTYFVAPYELLDMGTRTMNTLSPELIAKERIGCSVAVVLEASSANKLQIQPLLVVNGTGSTASVGQPAYTPIEKHNSTSLPATFVLRLSKPMPINGAMMRAIKTIVGGSGTDQQSVDGTTTGSAGLPASLLALIAHHASGGSVTDLAKGLLVSLPDQYHCYYLTDNPLLRGVMVSSIPFTEPQHVPKILTYLRQQTIFNQLLSSCIRSNTSAAGGGRPSALQLLLDGGTHTIENGSTGGLLVFEVSALSCQNITVSLIHPFEESLATVEFDLQNIANIVVRIYCSEGETSDEHTVERLSAVLQRCMSIPVTLRALMKHWEEEHEQKFKPNVLGSSAVSSSGGGAGPGGGIGGAGGGLNSSGDGGTGTGGGGSGEDGSMNGFNLSSLGGPASTVDGAGGGGAGGGGGSAATNGTSAQQTTGQRGLMNGEGNGLVASGNLGLDFCDMLTERNGNGMGGSNGRVAGLGVGTREPPEPLAGGAAKKRRMEDFCKSPKSDSNLSVVGGATDGGGVEKANVTTTGNAGAINTTVTSQDVAAAVATSGGTAGNSEQRMQAGGATEEDTGGLPLFGETAPVGGADAKGSSLGGTTITNTHTSAKNEPPSVLPADDDTAIVSTGVKMPLQSSSSSSLSSLSSSGFSLTGAASGEAGPERPCPGTLLLESLECSTLETDLVKRTTGQSVKRRRSSSSSSSSSSSSSSSSSSSSTTSGASDEVEESVDLVEAEMNSFFSELNNTQPVTGPAPKGTFGSPSGKPAIAAVSPISGKLASPSGSAGLEKPLTTIGSTGLEIIPIPTANTNIAASAFPPATVTTNTPVTVPQIITNSTPATSLTTTSTTTKKTSSSSSSSGGSSGSGHRKSSDSSERSSSSKSDKKKKRKVDDAGHLAMGPPNKLPFKSGESSPHRSGIGGSSTSGNKSSPKHTSPVHHSSPKHTGSGALGFHSPKHGSSVSPKHPLHSGGGSSTGGGKPSMSALKSAAASGSSPGTKSSETSSGGGGGGGGASGIGISTTSGSSKERDKERSEKKALQFSTTNASSGSSLSANSSSSTGSSSGGRSKNSGLKLKQLDLTAGSSMTISMTGSGMGDSGSSSPVAPMIDLTGSGSSLGSLGLAGSGLTTASSMLQALQAAKNRKPPSSAGGTGLGGSLSAVIDKLKSAQSADDEAVLVLPEMTITQQTTSSSMTGGTGGIGAGVNIGGFGSMSGGGALKDPSKTGSSLLSAAGSGSLANCVSSTTGIGAALTQSSSMTSAPSLTAALTSGKASEYMVKPSSDGIKLTIQNKKGSSKSSSNSGGSSKSGSGSNKSGLKSGVSSGPVSSKQQQQNHTTSFSGAFPSSTKTPHYTSSSSSSKTPFQKSNSFGSLGGGGGGSGMKTSKVSSPKSTSNPASTSSSSYSSKEKGGPASGRSKSSSASSLTAAAMLSGGASGGGSGSGSSSLVNPISIMKMLGYPTGGMGNMEGFAKSLDTKFQIPKLSARSNNTSNPGSTGHSDSSEGTKSMKDPAVRKQKPQIPITSSTPQSVGSSPLRTFATSPSGDASARLLSDLLGAAAKSGTKMAASGTGPTGTSVDGAGAALHPLLPNIVQKMFGSDGSLQSKSNSSDGSMFPSAGRASPGMLSGSASRDGFRSGTGSAPGTPTTTGSMVLPPFPSPVSGSASNDGDAGSGAGSLMRPPSRPSSTISNHSHSSQDGIGGGGSGDVGTPPVVTTMASMMMMSAMSAAGGQSPASGSLSLDSASTQQLIAALAAKSGAGGGGGGGVLPPPNSLLNNHLHHHSNHLNNHVVGGTTPVLNNLPSPASVSVHIVKSPAPSPLPFTSPHSNASSTHGGPGGGGLDDDLMDEALIGIGSK; from the exons ATGTCGTCTTCCGGTACGGCGGCGGTCAGTGGTGGAAGTCTTCCCGCTCTGCTGATGGCAAACGGTGGAGGAGTAGGCACCGGGAAGGGCATTGGCAAACCGGACATTAAACCACCCGGATCGGGCCCAACCGTTGGGGGTGGGACGggtggcaccaccagcaaGGTGCTGCTCGGTGGAGATAAACATGAAACGTGGCAGATGGAGCTGCTAATGGAGCGGCTACGAACAAAGGCCAAATCGGCACAGTACAAATCCTTCCCGGAGATGTCCAAATCGGTGCGGATGTCACTGTTG GAAAAACGATACGCCTTAGATGCGGTGGAAAAGTCTAATCTACAGAAAACGCTCGACAGTATGCAGTATTGCATTAAGGTGACCACCCGGCAGGGTTTGGTCGAACGACTCGATTGTCTAACCAGACAGTTAGG CCTCAAACTCAGCGAAGACACTTCCGGCCTATTCATCTCGTCCGACATGTTCTACCTCGAGATCATACTCGATCCAGCCGGTGGCACTGTGCAGGATGTTAAGGTACACCACGAGTGCAAGATGAAGCAGCAGAGTTGCAGCGAACTGGTTGCATGTTTGCAACGGGGTGACTTTGCCGATTTCACCACCCAGCTCGAAGGGCTCGCTTCCATCTACCAGCTAAACGCGGAGAAAAAGATTAAGGTGAACGCATTCGTCGCTCTGCAAGCGCTTGAAACCGATCTGCACACACTCTACACACTGTCGATGCAACACTTCCCGGACGTACACTCGCAGCTGCTAAAAGCCCCGCTCGGCGTGGTGCAGAAACGGCGCGGAGGACATCCGATGCGGCTAACGTACTTTGTGGCACCGTACGAGCTTCTCGATATGGGGACACGCACAATGAACACACTGTCACCCGAGCTGATCGCAAAGGAACGCATCGGATGTAGTGTGGCGGTCGTGCTGGAAGCGTCCAGTGCGAACAAGCTACAGATACAACCGCTGCTGGTAGTGAATGGCACCGGTAGTACGGCATCAGTCGGACAACCCGCGTACACACCGATCGAGAAGCACAATTCTACCTCGCTGCCGGCCACATTCGTACTGCGGCTAAGCAAACCGATGCCAATTAATGGTGCGATGATGCGCGCGATTAAGACGATCGTTGGTGGTAGTGGAACCGATCAGCAAAGTGTAGATGGAACGACTACCGGTAGTGCTGGTCTGCCGGCATCTCTTCTCGCACTGATCGCGCACCATGCATCCGGTGGAAGTGTTACGGATCTTGCGAAAGGCTTGCTGGTATCGTTACCCGACCAGTACCATTGCTACTATCTCACGGACAACCCCCTGCTTCGTGGCGTGATGGTAAGCAGCATACCGTTCACCGAGCCTCAGCATGTGCCGAAAATTTTAACCTACCTAAGGCAACAGACCATTTTCAATCAGCTGCTGTCGAGCTGCATCCGATCGAATACATCGGCTGCCGGTGGTGGTCGTCCCAGCGCACTGCAGCTGCTTCTTGACGGTGGTACACACACGATAGAGAACGGTTCCACTGGTGGATTGCTGGTGTTCGAAGTGAGTGCCCTCTCTTGCCAGAACATAACGGTTTCGTTGATCCATCCGTTCGAGGAATCGTTAGCAACGGTTGAGTTCGATCTGCAAAACATCGCTAATATCGTCGTGCGCATCTACTGCAGCGAGGGAGAAACCAGTGATGAGCACACGGTGGAACGTCTTTCAGCCGTGTTGCAGCGTTGTATGTCGATACCGGTTACGCTGCGAGCGCTGATGAAACATTGGGAGGAAGAGCACGAGCAGAAATTTAAACCGAACGTGCTTGGAAGCTCTGCCGTATCGTCTTCAGGTGGTGGAGCTGGGCCGGGAGGTGGCATTGGTGGTGCAGGCGGCGGTCTTAACAGTAGCGGTGATGGAGGCACGGGAACCGGGGGTGGTGGTTCCGGTGAGGATGGAAGCATGAACGGGTTTAACCTATCGTCACTCGGTGGTCCAGCATCAACGGTTGATGGAGCTGGTGGAGGAGGTgcaggtggtggaggtggcagCGCGGCAACAAATGGGACATCCGCACAGCAAACCACCGGTCAGCGTGGGCTAATGAATGGCGAAGGCAATGGACTCGTAGCGAGCGGCAATCTTGGTCTAGACTTTTGTGATATGCTgaccgaacggaacggaaatggAATGGGTGGCAGCAATGGAAGGGTGGCCGGGTTAGGCGTAGGTACCCGGGAACCGCCGGAACCGTTAGCGGGCGGTGCAGCCAAAAAACGACGCATGGAGGATTTTTGTAAGAGCCCAAAGAGTGATAGCAACCTTAGCGTTGTTGGTGGTGCAACTGATGGCGGTGGTGTGGAGAAGGCGAATGTCACCACGACCGGTAACGCCGGTGCCATCAACACCACGGTCACCAGCCAGGATGTGGCGGCAGCAGTAGCGACATCTGGCGGAACAGCAGGAAACAGCGAACAGCGCATGCAAGCTGGCGGTGCAACGGAGGAGGACACCGGCGGGTTGCCACTGTTCGGAGAGACGGCCCCGGTAGGTGGGGCCGATGCCAAGGGCAGCTCTTTGGGTGGAACAACAAttacaaacacgcacacatctgcTAAGAATGAACCTCCAAGCGTCCTACCGGCGGACGATGATACCGCCATCGTCTCAACTGGAGTCAAGATGCCGCTTCaatcttcttcttcctcctcccTATCCTCTCTGTCCTCGTCGGGGTTTTCCCTGACCGGTGCCGCATCCGGTGAAGCGGGACCAGAACGGCCCTGCCCGGGAACGCTGTTGCTGGAAAGTCTCGAGTGTTCCACGCTGGAAACCGATTTGGTGAAACGCACTACTGGTCAGTCGGTCAAGAGACGCCGTAGCTCGAGCAGCTCAAGTTCTAGCTCTAGCAGCAGCTCGAGCAGCAGTTCGAGCAGTTCAACCACATCCGGTGCGTCGGATGAGGTGGAAGAGAGCGTCGATCTCGTAGAGGCAGAAATGAACAGCTTTTTTTCCGAGCTAAACAATACTCAACCGGTTACGGGACCGGCACCGAAAGGCACGTTTGGTTCTCCTTCCGGCAAGCCAGCGATCGCAGCGGTATCTCCAATTTCGGGCAAGCTGGCATCACCGTCCGGTAGTGCTGGACTAGAAAAGCCACTCACGACCATCGGGAGTACCGGGCTGGAAATAATTCCCATTCCCACGGCCAACACAAACATTGCGGCAAGTGCATTTCCCCCTGCCACCGTTACCACCAACACACCGGTAACGGTGCCACAAATCATTACCAACAGTACGCCCGCTACATCCCTGACGACTACGTCGACAACGACGAAAAAGACATCCTCATCCTCATCTAGCAGCGGTggcagcagcggcagtggCCATCGCAAGAGTTCGGACTCATCGGAACGGTCTAGTTCGAGCAAAtcggacaagaagaaaaaacgcaaAGTCGATGACGCAGGCCATCTGGCAATGGGGCCACCGAACAAGCTACCGTTCAAGTCCGGTGAATCATCACCGCACCGAAGCGGTATCGGTGGTTCATCGACGTCCGGGAACAAATCCAGCCCAAAACACACTAGTCCGGTACACCACAGCAGCCCGAAGCATACCGGCAGCGGTGCGTTGGGGTTTCACAGTCCCAAGCATGGTTCGTCGGTATCCCCGAAGCATCCACTGCACAGCGGCGGTGGTAGTTCGACCGGTGGCGGTAAGCCCAGCATGTCCGCGCTAAAGTCGGCAGCGGCCAGTGGTAGTTCACCTGGAACGAAATCATCTGAAACGAGCAGTggaggaggtggtggtggtggtggagcaaGTGGAATTGGCATCTCCACCACCAGTGGGTCATCCAAGGAACGTGATAAGGAACGCTCGGAGAAGAAGGCGCTTCAGTTTTCTACCACTAATGCATCTAGCGGCTCATCGCTGTCCGCAAACAGCTCTTCCAGCACCGGATCTAGCTCAGGCGGGAGATCCAAAAATTCGGGTTTGAAACTGAAACAGCTCGACCTAACTGCTGGGTCCTCGATGACGATTTCAATGACCGGCTCGGGGATGGGTGATTCTGGATCCAGTTCTCCCGTCGCTCCAATGATCGATCTTACCGGATCGGGTTCTTCACTTGGATCGTTGGGACTTGCTGGTTCGGGATTGACCACCGCGAGCTCAATGTTGCAAGCACTGCAGGCTGCTAAGAATCGTAAACCACCATCGTCAGCCGGTGGAACGGGATTGGGCGGATCGTTGAGCGCCGTAATAGATAAGCTAAAGTCGGCTCAGTCGGCAGATGACGAGGCGGTGCTGGTACTGCCGGAAATGACCATCACCCAACAGACGACCAGCTCGTCGATGACAGGCGGAACTGGTGGTATTGGTGCTGGCGTGAACATTGGTGGCTTTGGATCAATGAGTGGTGGCGGTGCATTGAAAGATCCCTCCAAAACGGGCAGTAGTCTACTATCAGCTGCTGGGTCCGGTTCGTTGGCGAATTGTGTTTCCTCCACGACAGGGATTGGTGCCG CCTTAACTCAATCCAGTTCCATGACGAGTGCACCATCCTTGACGGCAGCTCTTACCAGCGGGAAAGCATCCGAGTATATGGTAAAACCCAGCTCGGATGGCATCAAGTTGACAATCCAGAATAAGAAGGGCTCTAGTAAGAGTTCCTCCAACAGCGGGGGCAGCTCGAAATCCGGTAGCGGTAGTAACAAATCCGGCCTAAAGTCCGGTGTTTCCAGTGGTCCCGTATCgtccaaacagcagcaacagaaccATACTACCTCCTTCAGTGGAGCCTTCCCTTCGTCGACGAAGACTCCGCACTACACCAGCAGCTCCTCCTCGTCCAAGACGCCGTTCCAAAAATCGAACTCCTTCGGTTccctcggtggtggtggtggtggctccGGTATGAAAACTTCTAAGGTGAGCTCACCGAAGTCAACCTCGAATCCGGCCAGCACTTCCTCGTCGTCCTACTCGTCCAAAGAGAAGGGTGGTCCCGCGTCTGGTCGTTCCAAATCATCCTCCGCTTCGTCGCTAACCGCAGCAGCAATGCTCAGCGGAGGAGCGTCTGGTGGTGGCTCCGGAAGCGGATCTTCCTCCCTGGTCAACCCGATATCGATTATGAAGATGCTCGGCTATCCCACTGGTGGGATGGGCAATATGGAGGGCTTTGCGAAGTCACTGgacacaaaatttcaaataccGAAGTTATCAGCACGCTCTAACAACACTTCGAATCCCGGCAGCACCGGCCACAGCGACAGTAGTGAGGGCACGAAGAGCATGAAGGATCCTGCAGTGCGGAAACAGAAGCCACAGATTCCTATCACATCTTCCACGCCACAGTCGGTCGGATCGTCACCGTTAAGAACGTTCGCTACGTCTCCGTCTGGTGATGCAAGTGCACGGTTGCTTTCCGATTTGCTTGGAGCTGCAGCTAAGAGTGGTACCAAAATGGCCGCTTCTGGTACTGGACCGACGGGAACATCAGTCGACGGTGCCGGAGCTGCGCTACATCCGCTACTGCCCAACATTGTCCAGAAGATGTTCGGCAGTGATGGTTCCCTGCAGAGTAAATCCAACAGCTCCGATGGAAGCATGTTTCCTTCGGCTGGTCGCGCCTCTCCCGGGATGCTTTCCGGAAGCGCTAGTAGAGATGGGTTTCGTTCAGGGACGGGATCTGCTCCAGGGACACCGACGACAACCGGTTCGATGGTGTTGCCACCGTTTCCATCGCCCGTTTCCGGTAGTGCATCGAACGATGGTGATGCGGGATCCGGTGCAGGGTCGTTAATGCGACCACCCTCACGACCCAGCAGTACGATATCGAACCATTCGCATTCGTCGCAGGATGGAATTGGCGGTGGAGGTAGCGGTGACGTTGGCACACCACCCGTAGTTACCACGATGgcgtcgatgatgatgatgagtgcAATGAGCGCGGCCGGTGGACAATCTCCTGCGTCCGGTTCGTTATCGTTGGACAGTGCCAGCACACAGCAACTTATAGCGGCCCTGGCCGCAAAgagtggtgctggtggtggtggtggagggggTGTGCTTCCGCCTCCCAACAGTCTGCTCAATAATCACCTTCACCATCATAGCAATCATCTGAACAATCACGTTGTCGGTGGAACGACCCCGGTACTAAACAACCTTCCCTCACCGGCATCCGTCTCAGTGCACATCGTCAAATCGCCTGCTCCCTCTCCGCTACCCTTCACCTCACCCCACTCCAACGCATCTTCCACGCACGGTGgacccggtggtggtggactgGATGACGATCTGATGGACGAAGCACTGATCGGTATTGGCAGCAAATGA
- the LOC128708072 gene encoding uncharacterized protein LOC128708072, giving the protein MVKLHFVCGVLLLAFLGWAHGLPVKEQLELEEVLTKLQELRRLNDGKLKQINEEKVQLSTPAGQRPTVGSSGVSAVTAGYKTKRSLNNSDRRTLLYNYYSRGLAPMYDKRNFDEIDRFARFNGKRNLDYEPSYAGSMDHGYNGRFSKRNFDEIDRFNAGFNYRLNGDEMATIGKRNFDEIDRFGRFAFNKRYFPEVNDLSPGNNLKHDLSEDMAVINEYSQ; this is encoded by the exons ATGGTGAAGCTTCATTTTGTCTGTGGCGTGCTGCTGCTCGCCTTTCTCGGTTGGGCTCACGGGCTGCCGGTGAAGGAGCAGCTGGAGCTGGAGGAGGTGCTGACCAAGCTGCAGGAGCTGCGACGATTGAACGATG GCAAACTAAAGCAGATCAACGAAGAAAAGGTGCAGCTCAGCACGCCTGCCGGTCAGCGGCCAACGGTTGGATCGTCGGGTGTTTCTGCAGTGACCGCTGGctacaaaacgaaacgatcgctCAACAACTCCGACCGACGGACGCTGCTGTACAACTACTATTCGCGTGGATTAGCCCCGATGTACGACAAGCGTAACTTTGACGAGATTGATCGGTTCGCACGGTTCAACGGTAAGCGCAATCTGGACTACGAGCCGTCCTACGCCGGTTCGATGGACCATGGCTACAATGGACGTTTCAGCAAGCGCAACTTTGACGAAATTGATCGTTTCAATG CTGGCTTCAACTATCGTCTGAATGGGGACGAAATGGCAACGATCGGCAAGCGAAACTTTGACGAAATTGATCGATTCGGACGGTTCGCCTTCAACAAGCGATACTTCCCGGAGGTGAATGATCTCAGCCCCGGTAACAATCTTAAGCACGATCTCTCGGAAGACATGGCCGTCATTAATGAGTACTCGCAGTAA